GTATCAATTTTTTTCTCTCTTAAATAAGCGTTCAGTTTCATAGCAAAACCTATATTTGATAAAGTAAATTTTGACAGTAGTCTATCGTTGAACTGCTCAAAGTTTTCATTTTCAAGTCTGTGCTTTTTATACTCTAGCATCAATGATTCTACATAGTATTTTGCATACATCAAAGGAGCTGATTTTATAACGGTTCTTCCCTCAACTCCTTCGCTTACAAGTTTTCCGCCTAGATATATATGTACACCGTCCACTGCTTCACCCTCAACTTTTGCTTTACAACCTTCAAACCCTATATCAGCCAAGGCATGATTGCCACAACCCTTTACACAAGCAGACCAGTACATTCTAACTCTTCCACTATCAATATGTACTTTTTCATCCAAGTATTTTGCCATCTCAATAGCATCGTTTTTATTCTCAATTACCCCAAAAGGACAATGTGCCGTTCCCGCACAAGCGATTAAATGATTCATGTACGGTGAATCTACACTTTTATACTTTTTAAACAACTCTTCTTTTAGAAGTGCTTCTACATCTCTTACACCTAATATATAAAGCGATTGTTCCATATCAAGACGAATCTGTTCATTTCCGTATTTAGTTGCAAGCTCTGCTACCTCCATCATTGCTGAACCGCTAAATACTCCAGAAGGTACGACCATATGCACGCCGAAACTTCCATCACGAAGCTGAACGCGCCCTTGGTCTGGGTCGTTAAAATCAATCTGTGTCATCGTAGTACCCGCACTTAGAAAATCAACTCCCGCATTCTCTCTGATAGCACTTGCTATCTCTTCGATGCCTACCGCTTCTATGAGGTGGTGAAGTCTGTTTTTATTGCGGTTATCACGAAAACCGAAACGTTTAAATATATCTATAATAGAGCCAAAAGCAAGGATTACGTCAGATTCGTTGCGTAAAAATATATTTGCATTTTTGCCTACTACGCCTACTTTTCCACCAAGGTACATATTGTATCCGTACATTCCGTCTTTTTGAGCTAACACAAAAGAAGCATCGTGACAAAATATATTACATCTGTTTGAGAGTGAACCCGTAATTGCAGTGTTAAACTTTCTAGGAAGTGCAGATATCCAATCACTTGAATACAAAAACATCTCTTGAAGTTTTAGAAGAGTCTTGTGAGATGGAAGCACATTGTCAAAACCCATATCGTCCAAAGGATCACACATAATACTTCTGATGTTATCAACTCCCGTTTGGTATGCATCTATACCCACAAGTTCTAGTTTTTTTAAAATAGTAGGCAGGTCTTCTATACGAAGGTATCTAAGCTCACACTGCTGTCTTGTAGTTAAATCAATATAGTCTTGACCGTATTCTTTTGCACACTCCCCTATTACCTTAGCCTGAGTAGCATTCATAAATCCACCGGGAATACGAAGCTTTAGCATAAATCTCTCTGGAGTTGCAGGTCTGTCATAGATGCCAAAACATTTTAAAAAGTATTTTTTATCTTCATCTGGAATAGATGCATAACCGTCCCTTGCATAATCTTGAAGTTTATTATATGCTTCTTTTGGGTCTTTGAGGTTTTTCATCACCTCAACTTTATTTAACTTTTTACTTCTTGCTTCATATGCTTCTTGTAACTTTTTCATTTTAGCTCTCCTGCTTTTTCTTTAAGTGCTATACCCTCATAGCTGGTTTTTATATGCTCTATGTTTCCGCTTATCTGTGTCTCTTGAAACTCTAATCCTTCAGGCACTTCATCGGAGTGAAGCTGGATTGCGGTTTGTTTAAAATTCGGCTCACCCGACTTTGGACAAAAGCTCTCGTTTGTAAGTGTGTTTACGAGCTGAGTATTAAAATGAAACGGGACAAATATAGACCCGCTTGCTACACTTTGCGTAACTCTGACTATCACATCTTCTACTTTACCTCTGGCACTTGAAATAGTTATACGCTCACCGCTTTTAACTTTTAACACCTTGGCATCGGATGGATTTATATCTACCCATCCCTCAGGTGCAAGATTATTTAAAATATCGATTGAGCGGGTTTT
The genomic region above belongs to Sulfurimonas lithotrophica and contains:
- a CDS encoding ferredoxin--nitrite reductase: MKKLQEAYEARSKKLNKVEVMKNLKDPKEAYNKLQDYARDGYASIPDEDKKYFLKCFGIYDRPATPERFMLKLRIPGGFMNATQAKVIGECAKEYGQDYIDLTTRQQCELRYLRIEDLPTILKKLELVGIDAYQTGVDNIRSIMCDPLDDMGFDNVLPSHKTLLKLQEMFLYSSDWISALPRKFNTAITGSLSNRCNIFCHDASFVLAQKDGMYGYNMYLGGKVGVVGKNANIFLRNESDVILAFGSIIDIFKRFGFRDNRNKNRLHHLIEAVGIEEIASAIRENAGVDFLSAGTTMTQIDFNDPDQGRVQLRDGSFGVHMVVPSGVFSGSAMMEVAELATKYGNEQIRLDMEQSLYILGVRDVEALLKEELFKKYKSVDSPYMNHLIACAGTAHCPFGVIENKNDAIEMAKYLDEKVHIDSGRVRMYWSACVKGCGNHALADIGFEGCKAKVEGEAVDGVHIYLGGKLVSEGVEGRTVIKSAPLMYAKYYVESLMLEYKKHRLENENFEQFNDRLLSKFTLSNIGFAMKLNAYLREKKIDTDFEFIHSAKTGKNEEFEVFELGRRLYYALSKVEPYTAYDKFTNTLKSEKLQDIRKLVPKIDENIALLLEAILDENEKKRAVVFSELSSFIEL